In Capricornis sumatraensis isolate serow.1 chromosome 2, serow.2, whole genome shotgun sequence, the DNA window tctgctttattgactatgccaaagcctttgactgtgtggatcacaacaaactggaaaattcttaaagagatgggaataagagACCCATCtgcgtcctgagaaatctgtatgcagatcaagaagcaacagttagaactggacatacaacaacagactggttccaaatcaggaaaggactacgtcaaggctgtatattgtcaccctacttaatttaacttacatgcagagtacatcatgagaaaccctgggctggatgaggcacaagctagaattaagattgccaggaaaaatgtcagtaacctcagatatgcagatgacaccacccttatggcagaaagctaagaaggactaaagagcctcttgatgaaagtgaaagaggagtgaaaaagttggcttaaagcttaacattcagaaaactaagatcatggcatccggtcccattacttcatggcaaatagatggagaacaaatcgaaacagtgacagactttatttttttgggttccaaaatcactgcagatggtgactgtagccatgaaattaaaagacatttgctccttggaagaaaagctatgaccaccctagacagcatattaaatagcagagacattactttgccaacgaagatcTGTCTCGTcagagttatggtttttccagtggtcatgaatggatgtgaaagttggactataaagaaagctgagtgccaaagattgatgctttgttggagaagactcttgagagttccttggactgccaagagatccaaccagtccatcgtaaaggaactccgtcctgaatattcattggaaggactgatgttgaagctgaaactccaatactttggctacctgatgtgaagaactggttcatttgaaaagaccctgatcctgggaaagattgaaggtgggaaggggacgacagaggatgagatggttggatagcatcaccaacttgatggacatcagtctgagtaagctccgggagttggtgatggatagggaagcctggggtgctgcagtccatggggtcgcagagtcagacacgactgagtgactgaactgaactcaactggtcAAGTATATCCAGTTTGTCACTAGGGATTACTTCAAATACTATTTTTGAGTCCCCACTTTCACCCCATACTAGATTGTAAATTTCTTGAGGACAGGAATAGGGACTGTCTTACATTCCTACCACCAATGTGTGAGAGTTTCAGTTCcttcacatcctcatcaacacttgttattctctgtctttgtaattttattttagctATCCTAGTGATACATAGTGGTATcacattgtgatttttatttgcattcccctaatgactaatgatggagaaggcaatggcaccccactccagtactcttgcctggaaaatcccatggacggaagagcttggtaggctgcagtccatggggtcgcaaagagtcggacacaactgagcgacttcactttgatttttcacattcatgcattggagaaggaaatggcaacccacatcagtattcttgcctagagaatcccagggatggcggagcctggtgggctgctgtctatggggtcgcacagagtcggacacgactgaagcgacttagtagcagcagtgactaatgatgttgagcatctttatatgtgtttattgaccatttgtatattttctttggagaactgtctgttcagatcctttgcccactTTTAAACTGGGTTTGCTTTCTACTATTGagttgtacttttaaaatatgttctaaaTACAAGTCttttcagatacatgatttgcaaaatttttctccagttctgtgggttgtgttttcagtttcttaatggTATCCTTTGAAgtacaagtttttaattttgatccatttcacctaatttttttcttttgttacttatAATTTTGCTGTAattaaaattgtaataaaattgaatttatttcagttgaaaataaaaatagtttaactTTTCTAATctagatgccttttatttatttttcttacctaATTACCCTGCCTAGAACTTTCAGTATGGTGCTGAATAGCAATGATGAGAATGGACTTCCTTGTCTTATCCTTGATCTAAGATGACAACATTCAGTCTTTCCCTATTAAGTAATATGCTAGCTGTGAGGTTTCCATAAATTCCTCGATTATCAAGTTCAGAAAGTTTCTGTCTATTCCTAGCTTATGGAGTGTGTTTATGATGTAAGAGtgttggattttatcaaatgcttttcttttgtCTATGGAGATGATCATTtggtttttgcttttcattttattgattttcatattttaaatcaaacttacatttctgttttaagcCCCCCTTTATCGTATTACGTAGTTTAGGGatagagttgtttgtttttttccttcagctGAGCCATACCGCTTgtaggatattagttccctgaccagggattgaacctatgcccttggcaatgaaagtgCACACTGGACTATCAGAGAGTTCCTTATGTCTTTATTATATTGCTAGATTTGTTTGTGCATATTTTGTTCAATATTTTTTACCTATATAGATAAGAGATActggtctatagttttcttgtGAAGTTTTGTCTCATTTTAGTATCAGAGGAATACTTACTGTTTAGACTAAAGACGTATTCCCTCCTctgcctgttcttttttttttaagtgtttgtgAAGGATTGGCATTAATTCTCCattaatgtttggtagaattacCAGAAAAGCCGTCTTGACCAcacttttctttgtgggaagttcTAGAGTTAACTATTCAATCTATTTACTTgttatgtgtgctaagttgctccagtcatgtccaattctttgtgatccagtggactgtagcccaccaggctcctctgtccataggattctccaggagagaatgctagagtgggttaccacgccctcctccaggggatcttcccaacccagggatcaaatttgcatctcttatatctgcattcgagtcttccctggtggctcagatggtaaagcatctgcctgcaatgcgggagacccaggttcgatccctgggttgggaagatctcctggagaaggaaacagcaacccactccagtactcttgcctggagaatcccacgggcggagccacctggtaggctacagtccatggggtcgcaaagagtcggacatgactgagcgacttcactcatatCTGCATTGGCatgttggttctttaccactagcagcacctagGAAGCCTTTTACttgttattgtgtgtgtgtattagttgctcagttgtgtttgactctttgtgaccccttggactatagcccaccaagctcctctgtccatggaattctctaggcaagaatactgggacatttggggtgggggtgccattcccttctcctcaggggatcttcccaacccagagatagaacccagtctcctgaattgaaggcagattcttaactgtctgagccaccagggcattaTTTGTTATAGTTCTATTGAAATTCCCTCTTTCTTGTTGAGTCAGTTTAGGTAATTGTatttcaaggaatttgtccattCTTCTAGGTTGTCTAAATTGTTgtcatactgttttaatttttgtaagtttagtagtaatgtctcctctttcattcccaattttagtaattttgagtcttctcttttccttgatCACTCTGGGTTTGtcagtttttttcatcttttcactgaaccagagttttattttattaattttctctatttcctctctattctattgtttcctttatCCTGCTTGCTTTGGAtttagtattttcttctttttctagttttttaaagttaggttaggttattgatttgacATCTTTTCtaatacaggacttccctggtggttcagatggtaaagtatccacctgcaatgcagaagatctggtttgggaagaacccctggagaagggaatggcttcccattccagtattcttgcctggagaattccatggacaaaggagcctggcaggctacagtccatggggttgcaaagagttggacaggactgagtgactttcacttttttaatatGGCATTTGGATCATAAATTTCCCTCTTTATACTGCTTTAAGGTGCATCCAATAAGTTTTGGTATATTCACTCAactcaaaagtattttttaattttttcttatgatttcttctttgactcattgGTTATTTCAGAGTGTGTCTTTAAATTTCCACATATCTTTTTAATTTCCCAAATGTCCTTCTGTTATCAATTTATAATTCCATTGTGATTGAATAGCATACTTtgtatgttttcaattcttttaaatttattaaggcTTGTTTTATGGCCTAACATATGGTGTATCATGGAAAATGTTTCATATGCACTTGAGAAGTATGTGCATTCTACTGTTACAGGGTAGAATATTCTATAGATGTCTTCTGAAGTCTAGTTGGTTTATAGTCTTGTTCAagcattctatttatttttcccataGGTGAGACCTGGAACCCTTTCAAATTACAGTACCAGCTGAGAAATGTAAGAGAGAGAATTGCAAAGAACCTAGTAGAGAAGGGTATTCTAACCACTGAGAAGCAGAATTTCCTCCTATTTGACATGACTACTCACCCAGTGACCAATACAACAGAGAAGCAACGACTAGTGAAAAAACTTCAAGATAGTGTCCTAGAGCGGTGGGTAAATGACCCTCAGCGTATGGACAAGCGAACACTAGCACTGCTGGTGCTAGCCCACTCCTCCGATGTGCTAGAGAATGTCTTCTCCTCTCTGACAGATGACAAGTATGATATGGCGATGAATCGAGCCAAGGACCTAGTAGAACTGGACCCTGAGGTAGAGGGGACAAAGCACAGTGCCACAGAGATGATCTGGGCTGTGCTGGCAGCCTTCAATAAATCGTAAGCCAGCTGTTGGGTTTCTCCTTTTCCATTGCTGGCCAGTGACTATCAGAGACACCATCACCGAGTTTTGTGTGATGAGatgttttccatcatttttttttcctcttgaatcAAATTTGTTATTTGGGGAAAGCAACTTCAGGGCTTCTCCATAGACCTTGTCTCTTATAAGCAGGCTTTATATCTCCCTATACTTCCACTCCAGAGGTGGATAAGTTGGGTGAACCAGCACTCACCCGGTAAACATTATCTCTCATTTCTTGGCCCACTTCCATCCAGTGTGCTTTTCAATTATCAGGAATATTTCAGTGAGATTTGGATTTCTCTAGACATAGAATGTGAATGAGATGTAGAGCAAAccatttatctcattttttaaagtttgttttctgtcttacaTGTTTTCAGCCTATCTCTCAGGCTCTGCTAAGTAATGTAGCTTATTGAAGTAACCATCTCTTCGAATAAGGGgcaatggaaataaaactgatttttggAGCAGATGGTCTCTGAGATATAAATGTATGTTCCACTACTGattttctcatctttccttttctaaattaatGAGACTATTCCAAATGTGATTACCTGGTTCTCGCAGTCCTAGAACCATAAATATATTCTCTGCTCTCTCTCAGTATTGTCCTACTCCATCATTCATTAGAACAgaaatctaaattttttaaaaaatgcatctcTTAACCACCTCTTTTATGCAGTCACCAATACAATTTGCAAAGAAGGAAAGTGGTATCAGAATTTCTACTATTTAGCACATCACTATCTGAATTCCTCCAGGCTACTTTAAGTGTCTCTATTCTGATTGAATTTAGGGAGTTGTAAATTTCAGTTGCTGAATAGCACCATCCTGA includes these proteins:
- the GOLPH3L gene encoding Golgi phosphoprotein 3-like isoform X1 yields the protein MTTLTHRARRTEVGKNSEKKVESEEDMNQDRNQDNEDIGDSKDIRLTLMEEVLLLGLKDKEGYTSFWNDCISSGLRGGILIELAMRGRIYLEPPTMRKKRLLDRKVLLKSDSPTGDVLLDETLKHIKATEPTETVQTWIELLTGETWNPFKLQYQLRNVRERIAKNLVEKGILTTEKQNFLLFDMTTHPVTNTTEKQRLVKKLQDSVLERWVNDPQRMDKRTLALLVLAHSSDVLENVFSSLTDDKYDMAMNRAKDLVELDPEVEGTKHSATEMIWAVLAAFNKS
- the GOLPH3L gene encoding Golgi phosphoprotein 3-like isoform X2, with the translated sequence MTTLTHRARRTEVGKNSEKKVESEEDMNQDRNQDNEDIGDSKDIRLTLMEEVLLLGLKDKEVLLKSDSPTGDVLLDETLKHIKATEPTETVQTWIELLTGETWNPFKLQYQLRNVRERIAKNLVEKGILTTEKQNFLLFDMTTHPVTNTTEKQRLVKKLQDSVLERWVNDPQRMDKRTLALLVLAHSSDVLENVFSSLTDDKYDMAMNRAKDLVELDPEVEGTKHSATEMIWAVLAAFNKS